In one Bradyrhizobium cosmicum genomic region, the following are encoded:
- a CDS encoding ABC transporter substrate-binding protein, producing MLRNVTAALLGLALSAGVATAQETTIKFTLGWKTQGSDAAFFYAKDNGFFKEEGLNVVIDQGEGSGATVTRVMSGAYDAGFGDVNAIIQNASTKPQDAPVMVYMMWNQPPFAIVAKKTSGINTIKDFEGHTLGGAQGTPTTRLLPVFTRKNGLDGEKIKISNMAPNLQEPMLIKGDIDAALVFNITSYFNLVLNRQDPDKDFKWFSFGDYGLDLYSNGVMVSKKLIASNPKAVAGLVRAINKGAIAVAKDQNAGMKAALNYDNLIDVAVEKRRLQYSFDKLIVSPEMKEIGIGDIKDDRMTRAIGIVVEGYQLARAPTPAEVFSREFLPPRAERELVYTAN from the coding sequence ATGTTGAGAAACGTTACTGCCGCACTGCTGGGATTGGCCCTGTCCGCGGGCGTCGCAACGGCCCAGGAAACCACGATCAAGTTCACGCTGGGCTGGAAGACGCAAGGCAGCGACGCCGCGTTCTTCTATGCCAAGGACAACGGCTTCTTCAAGGAGGAAGGCCTTAACGTCGTCATCGACCAGGGCGAGGGCTCCGGCGCCACCGTCACGCGCGTCATGTCGGGCGCCTACGACGCCGGCTTCGGCGACGTCAACGCCATCATCCAGAACGCCTCGACCAAGCCGCAGGACGCGCCGGTCATGGTCTACATGATGTGGAACCAGCCGCCATTCGCGATCGTCGCCAAGAAGACCAGCGGCATCAACACCATCAAGGATTTCGAGGGCCACACGCTCGGCGGTGCGCAGGGCACGCCGACGACGCGCCTGTTGCCGGTGTTCACGCGCAAGAACGGGCTCGACGGCGAGAAGATCAAGATCTCCAACATGGCCCCGAACCTGCAGGAGCCGATGCTGATCAAGGGCGACATCGATGCGGCCCTCGTCTTCAACATCACCAGCTATTTCAATCTCGTGCTCAATCGCCAGGATCCGGACAAGGATTTCAAATGGTTCTCGTTCGGTGATTACGGTCTCGATCTCTATTCCAACGGCGTGATGGTCTCGAAGAAGCTGATCGCCTCCAACCCGAAGGCGGTGGCGGGCCTTGTGCGCGCCATCAACAAGGGCGCGATCGCGGTGGCGAAGGATCAGAACGCGGGCATGAAGGCGGCGCTGAACTACGACAATCTGATCGACGTCGCGGTCGAGAAGCGCCGGCTGCAATATTCCTTCGACAAGCTGATCGTCTCGCCGGAGATGAAGGAGATCGGCATCGGCGACATCAAGGACGACCGCATGACGCGCGCCATCGGCATCGTGGTCGAGGGCTATCAGCTCGCCCGCGCGCCGACGCCGGCAGAGGTGTTCTCGCGCGAGTTCCTGCCGCCGCGCGCGGAGCGGGAGTTGGTGTATACTGCCAACTGA
- a CDS encoding amino acid ABC transporter substrate-binding protein — MRLPAILLAVTCLAGGASAEDLSGTLQKVKETKKITLGYQEASVPFSYLDGNQKPVGFAMDICLKIVDAVKKQLGMPDIGVEYLAVTSSNRIPLMVNGTLDLHCSATTNNADRQKQVAFTNTHFLSATRFAAKKAAKINTIDDLKGKAVTAVAGSVNLNQLAKVNTERNLGIRIMPAVDQAEAFLLLETDRAQAYALDDVQLAVAIARSKEPAMFMISEEAFSKPEPFGIMLRREDAPFKALADRATAELYASPEIEVLYRKWLESPTPPNGLNYNVPISPALRNAFQKPSSSADPDVYVVN; from the coding sequence ATGCGTCTTCCCGCCATTCTCCTCGCCGTCACATGTCTTGCCGGGGGCGCCTCCGCCGAAGACCTGTCGGGAACGCTCCAGAAGGTCAAGGAGACGAAGAAGATCACGCTGGGTTACCAGGAAGCGTCCGTGCCGTTCAGCTACCTCGACGGCAACCAGAAGCCTGTCGGCTTCGCCATGGACATCTGCCTGAAGATCGTGGACGCCGTGAAGAAGCAGCTCGGCATGCCCGACATCGGCGTCGAGTATCTCGCGGTGACCTCGTCCAACCGCATACCGCTGATGGTCAACGGCACGCTCGATCTGCACTGCTCGGCGACCACCAACAATGCCGACCGCCAGAAACAGGTCGCGTTCACCAACACGCATTTCCTCAGTGCGACGCGATTCGCAGCCAAGAAGGCGGCGAAGATCAACACCATCGACGATCTCAAGGGCAAGGCCGTCACGGCGGTGGCAGGCTCGGTCAATTTGAACCAGCTTGCCAAGGTCAACACCGAGCGCAATCTCGGCATCAGAATCATGCCGGCCGTGGATCAGGCCGAAGCGTTCCTGCTGCTGGAAACCGATCGCGCCCAGGCCTATGCGCTCGACGATGTGCAGCTCGCAGTCGCAATTGCCCGCTCGAAGGAACCGGCGATGTTCATGATCAGCGAGGAGGCGTTCTCGAAGCCGGAGCCTTTCGGAATCATGCTGCGACGGGAGGACGCGCCGTTCAAGGCGCTGGCCGATCGCGCCACGGCAGAGCTTTACGCCAGCCCGGAGATCGAGGTCCTCTACCGGAAGTGGCTGGAATCCCCGACGCCGCCGAACGGCCTCAACTACAACGTCCCGATCTCGCCAGCCCTGCGCAATGCCTTCCAGAAGCCGAGCTCCAGCGCCGATCCCGATGTTTACGTGGTGAACTAG
- a CDS encoding outer membrane protein translates to MHTHSGRSVTRCRGFAAAVAAASAIIASPVFAGGPLPAPVVSWTGAYAGVHGGWGWGKSEFRDPLNSPANNPFFAYYNGPLAGGQLGYNWQQGNYVIGAEIDGSWSFVKGNTSTSPIVTSSTNNGVGYTALATATGRVGYASGQWLAYAKGGAAYARMELSSRFTPEVTNYDRDLFGAVGGVGLEVAFLRNVSAKVEYNAIFLPTETLRWVSPDTTSEIKHFVQVVKAGINIRFNGDDGPLR, encoded by the coding sequence ATGCACACACATTCAGGACGCTCCGTAACTCGCTGCCGTGGATTCGCAGCCGCCGTTGCAGCGGCGAGCGCGATCATCGCCTCACCCGTTTTCGCCGGCGGTCCGCTGCCGGCCCCCGTCGTCTCCTGGACTGGCGCCTATGCCGGCGTTCACGGTGGTTGGGGCTGGGGGAAGAGCGAGTTTCGCGATCCGCTCAACAGCCCTGCCAACAATCCGTTCTTTGCCTACTACAACGGGCCGCTCGCCGGCGGGCAGCTCGGCTACAACTGGCAGCAGGGCAACTACGTCATCGGCGCCGAGATCGACGGCTCCTGGTCCTTTGTGAAGGGCAACACCAGCACCTCGCCCATCGTCACGTCGAGCACCAACAACGGGGTCGGCTACACCGCGCTTGCGACCGCAACGGGACGCGTCGGTTACGCATCGGGCCAATGGCTCGCCTACGCGAAGGGCGGCGCGGCCTATGCGCGCATGGAGCTTTCGTCGCGGTTTACGCCCGAGGTCACCAACTACGACCGAGACCTGTTCGGTGCCGTGGGCGGCGTCGGCCTGGAGGTGGCCTTCCTGCGCAACGTCTCGGCCAAGGTCGAATACAACGCGATCTTCCTGCCGACCGAGACGCTCCGTTGGGTGAGCCCGGACACCACGTCCGAGATCAAGCATTTCGTCCAGGTGGTGAAGGCCGGCATCAACATCCGCTTCAATGGCGACGATGGCCCGCTGCGCTAA
- a CDS encoding DUF1656 domain-containing protein translates to MRYVIDIYGVLVPALLLWIIVAYILSAILRRLMHRFDLYRLVWHRALFDFAIFVCLLGGVVYLSEYLS, encoded by the coding sequence ATGAGATATGTGATCGACATCTATGGCGTGCTCGTGCCGGCGCTGCTGCTGTGGATCATCGTCGCCTATATCCTGAGCGCGATTCTCCGCCGGCTCATGCATCGCTTCGATCTCTACCGGCTGGTCTGGCACCGCGCGCTGTTCGACTTTGCAATTTTCGTCTGCCTTCTCGGCGGTGTCGTCTATCTCTCGGAGTATCTCTCATGA
- a CDS encoding ABC transporter permease, producing the protein MLGIDIRQKAWSAGLIVLFFVGWELFCLMTGMSDLVLPRPSQVFVTLFQRFPVLWPHILQTLGTTMLGFVLGVALGVALGAVIGVSRTAYDTCYPLLIGFSSIPKVAVVPIFVLWFGSGTVPAVLTALSICFFPIVVNIATGLATTEPELEDVLKALGASKFDILWNVGLPRTMPFFFASLKVAISYAFVGAVLSETVASNRGIGNVMMTASSNFNVPLVFAGLFVLAGLGVALYAVFSLIEGRVTGWATRKNDVIAT; encoded by the coding sequence ATGCTCGGGATCGATATCAGGCAGAAGGCATGGTCGGCCGGACTGATCGTGCTGTTCTTCGTCGGCTGGGAGCTGTTCTGCCTGATGACGGGCATGTCCGACCTCGTGCTGCCGCGGCCGTCGCAGGTGTTCGTGACGCTGTTTCAGCGCTTCCCGGTGCTGTGGCCGCATATCCTGCAGACACTGGGGACCACCATGCTCGGCTTCGTGCTTGGCGTCGCGCTCGGTGTCGCCCTCGGCGCCGTCATCGGCGTGTCCAGGACAGCCTACGACACCTGCTATCCGCTGCTGATCGGCTTCTCGTCGATCCCGAAGGTCGCTGTGGTGCCGATCTTCGTGCTGTGGTTTGGCTCGGGCACGGTCCCGGCCGTGCTCACCGCCCTGTCGATCTGCTTCTTCCCGATCGTCGTCAACATCGCGACGGGCCTTGCGACCACCGAGCCCGAGCTCGAGGACGTGCTGAAGGCTCTCGGCGCGAGCAAGTTCGACATCCTCTGGAATGTCGGGCTGCCCCGAACGATGCCGTTCTTTTTCGCCTCGCTGAAGGTCGCGATCTCCTACGCCTTCGTCGGTGCGGTGCTGTCGGAGACCGTCGCGTCCAATCGCGGCATCGGCAACGTCATGATGACCGCGTCCTCCAATTTCAACGTGCCGCTGGTGTTCGCCGGCCTGTTCGTGCTCGCCGGCCTCGGCGTCGCGCTCTACGCCGTATTCTCGCTGATCGAGGGGCGGGTCACCGGCTGGGCCACGCGCAAGAACGACGTGATTGCCACCTGA
- a CDS encoding amidohydrolase family protein → MATEIAATSLSRGPDRGISDNVVLRHDGGVITGISEGAGHGPRSFVIPAFVNAHDHARATASSFGAVGMPLESWILRTALGSPVDPYLTAASALARSAKAGCAAMMVHYTRPSGTMPLLDEAKAIARAASDVGIRMAFALAVRDQNPIVYGDAEPILAELPSDERETIEDLFVRAPMSPKAYIELTDAIAAAIAGPMVDVQLGPAGVQWCSKPLLEAIAENSARTGRRIHMHLLETVYQRAWADRHFLGMVRWLRDIGFLSERLTLAHCIHARPDELEMIAASGARIVTNFSSNMHLRSGLAPIAAAHKCGCAIAVGVDGLALDEDDDILREMRLVQMVHGGLGFKATWTPAELFALAIRNGRRATGAPGSGELSPGNPADYVVIDLDRLDRDRIMPVDPMALLFARGNASLVKEVVVAGKTIARDGACVGVDLPAIEQELRAMYRANAGKLGGFQRMWPSLSERLSGWFEQQLTCE, encoded by the coding sequence ATGGCCACGGAGATTGCGGCAACCAGCCTGTCCCGTGGCCCTGATCGCGGCATCAGCGACAATGTCGTGCTGCGGCACGATGGCGGCGTCATCACCGGCATCTCGGAAGGAGCGGGGCATGGGCCTCGCTCCTTCGTCATTCCCGCCTTCGTCAACGCCCATGACCACGCCCGCGCCACCGCATCGTCCTTCGGCGCGGTGGGTATGCCGCTGGAAAGCTGGATCTTGCGGACCGCGCTCGGTTCGCCGGTCGATCCGTATCTGACCGCGGCCTCCGCATTGGCACGTTCCGCCAAAGCCGGCTGCGCGGCGATGATGGTGCACTACACCCGCCCGAGCGGGACCATGCCTCTGCTGGACGAGGCCAAGGCGATTGCCAGGGCCGCGTCCGACGTCGGCATTCGCATGGCCTTTGCGCTTGCCGTGCGCGACCAGAATCCGATCGTCTACGGGGACGCCGAACCGATTCTCGCAGAACTCCCCAGCGACGAGCGCGAGACGATCGAAGACCTGTTCGTCCGCGCGCCGATGTCGCCAAAGGCGTATATCGAGCTGACCGACGCCATTGCCGCCGCCATCGCCGGTCCAATGGTCGACGTGCAACTCGGGCCAGCCGGGGTGCAATGGTGCTCGAAGCCCTTGCTGGAAGCGATCGCGGAGAACTCGGCGCGAACCGGCCGCCGCATCCACATGCATCTGCTGGAGACCGTGTACCAGCGCGCCTGGGCCGACCGGCACTTTCTAGGCATGGTGCGCTGGCTCCGCGACATCGGCTTCCTCTCGGAGCGGCTGACGCTGGCGCATTGCATCCACGCTCGGCCGGACGAACTGGAGATGATCGCGGCCTCTGGTGCGCGCATCGTCACCAATTTCAGCTCGAACATGCATCTGCGCTCAGGGCTTGCTCCGATCGCCGCCGCGCATAAATGCGGCTGCGCCATCGCCGTCGGCGTCGACGGGCTGGCGCTCGACGAGGACGACGACATCCTGCGCGAGATGCGGCTGGTGCAGATGGTCCATGGCGGCCTCGGCTTCAAGGCGACATGGACGCCGGCCGAGCTGTTCGCGCTTGCGATCCGCAATGGCCGCCGGGCGACTGGCGCACCTGGAAGCGGCGAGCTCAGTCCCGGCAACCCGGCGGATTACGTCGTGATAGATCTCGACCGGCTCGACCGCGACCGGATCATGCCGGTTGATCCCATGGCGCTGCTGTTCGCGCGCGGGAATGCATCGCTGGTGAAGGAGGTCGTCGTCGCCGGCAAGACCATCGCGCGGGACGGGGCCTGTGTTGGCGTTGACCTTCCGGCGATCGAACAGGAATTGCGGGCCATGTACCGCGCCAATGCCGGCAAGCTCGGAGGCTTTCAGCGGATGTGGCCGTCGCTGTCGGAGCGGCTATCCGGCTGGTTCGAGCAGCAGCTCACCTGCGAATAG
- a CDS encoding HlyD family secretion protein, whose amino-acid sequence MKGNFPWLGRLALTVLAVVAALVVGRELWVYYMESPWTRDGRVRADVVQVAPDVSGFVTQVLVKDNQKVHRGDVLFRIDRERFALALRQADAAVAGHQATLDQANADLKRYSALTTDAVSQQKQEQVLATQLQAKAAVDQAVADRAVAQLNLDRSEVHASVNGVITNMDLRPGAYVTAGKGVMALVDTDTLHVEGYFEETKLARIRVGDKVQIRLMGEKVTLSGHVESIAAGIEDRDRADGASLLANVNPTFSWVRLAQRVPVRIALDPVPDGTALVAGRSATVEVLD is encoded by the coding sequence ATGAAAGGGAATTTTCCCTGGCTCGGTCGCCTCGCACTGACAGTGCTTGCCGTCGTCGCGGCGCTCGTCGTCGGCCGCGAGCTCTGGGTGTATTACATGGAATCGCCGTGGACCCGCGACGGCCGTGTCCGCGCCGACGTGGTGCAGGTCGCACCCGACGTGTCCGGTTTCGTGACGCAAGTGCTGGTCAAGGACAATCAGAAGGTCCATCGAGGCGACGTGCTGTTCCGGATCGACCGCGAACGTTTCGCGCTGGCGCTGCGGCAGGCCGATGCCGCGGTGGCCGGTCATCAGGCCACGCTCGATCAGGCCAATGCCGATCTGAAGCGCTACAGCGCGCTGACGACCGACGCGGTGTCGCAGCAGAAGCAGGAGCAGGTGCTGGCGACCCAGCTTCAGGCCAAGGCAGCCGTCGATCAGGCCGTGGCCGACCGTGCGGTGGCCCAGCTCAATCTCGACCGCAGCGAGGTCCACGCCTCCGTGAACGGCGTGATCACCAACATGGATCTGCGTCCGGGCGCCTATGTCACAGCCGGGAAGGGCGTGATGGCGCTGGTCGATACCGACACGCTGCATGTGGAAGGCTATTTCGAGGAGACCAAACTCGCGCGCATTCGTGTGGGCGACAAGGTGCAAATCCGCCTGATGGGCGAGAAGGTGACGCTGTCAGGTCATGTCGAGAGCATCGCCGCCGGTATCGAGGACCGCGACCGCGCCGACGGCGCCAGCCTGCTCGCCAACGTCAACCCGACCTTCAGCTGGGTGCGCCTCGCCCAGCGCGTGCCCGTGCGCATCGCGCTGGATCCGGTGCCGGATGGCACGGCACTGGTCGCAGGGCGCTCGGCGACGGTGGAGGTGCTGGACTGA
- a CDS encoding ABC transporter ATP-binding protein, with product MQPNAQLDGQPVPEGSGPVAIELSEASVTFGRGDRAVPALSTTSLRIADGEFVALVGPSGCGKSTILRLVSGLVQPTSGVVIVGGREVAARALRVGMAFQNPTMLPWMTIERNIMLPLKIVEPFRSNFRKLRKTEFRDKANALLEQVGLKGFGSRYPWQLSGGMLQRANLCRALIHEPRMLLLDEPFGALDQFTREELWAILQNLWMTHKPTVLLVTHDLREAGFLASRICVMSARPGRILDDSRVAFARPRTVAMTFEPDFVALNQKLRAFIEDARIAAQQGAG from the coding sequence ATGCAACCCAACGCCCAACTTGACGGCCAGCCCGTTCCCGAAGGCTCCGGCCCTGTTGCCATCGAGCTGTCCGAGGCCTCCGTGACCTTCGGGCGCGGCGACCGTGCCGTGCCCGCTTTGTCGACGACCAGCTTGCGGATCGCCGACGGCGAGTTTGTCGCACTGGTCGGTCCGTCCGGATGCGGCAAATCGACCATTCTGCGTCTCGTCTCCGGTCTGGTGCAGCCGACCAGCGGCGTCGTCATCGTCGGCGGCCGCGAGGTCGCGGCGCGGGCGCTGCGCGTCGGCATGGCGTTCCAGAACCCGACCATGCTGCCCTGGATGACGATCGAGCGGAACATCATGCTGCCGCTCAAGATCGTCGAGCCGTTCCGCTCCAACTTCCGCAAGCTGCGAAAGACCGAGTTTCGCGACAAGGCCAATGCGCTGCTGGAGCAGGTCGGCCTCAAGGGATTTGGCAGCCGCTATCCCTGGCAGCTCTCCGGAGGCATGCTCCAGCGCGCCAATCTCTGCCGCGCGCTGATCCACGAGCCGCGCATGCTGCTGCTCGACGAGCCCTTCGGCGCGCTCGACCAGTTCACCCGCGAGGAGCTGTGGGCGATCCTCCAGAACCTCTGGATGACGCACAAGCCGACGGTGCTGCTTGTCACCCATGATCTGCGCGAGGCCGGCTTCCTGGCCAGCCGCATCTGCGTGATGAGCGCGCGTCCGGGCCGCATCCTCGACGACAGCCGCGTCGCGTTCGCGCGGCCGCGCACCGTCGCCATGACCTTCGAGCCGGATTTCGTCGCGTTGAACCAGAAGCTGCGCGCCTTCATCGAGGATGCGCGCATTGCAGCTCAACAGGGAGCAGGCTGA
- a CDS encoding MarR family winged helix-turn-helix transcriptional regulator: protein MAPSQAHIHAELGRLIARLARIWRRESDQALSDHGLSYATAIPLLVLSRQGENVRQGVLADELGIEGPSLVRLIDLLQAEGLVERREDPTDRRAKTLHLTKAGEAKVEETNRVLRRVRASLLKDIGADELAITFETLQRIERRAGRLQDGKTGPEAK, encoded by the coding sequence ATGGCTCCCTCGCAGGCTCACATCCATGCCGAACTCGGCAGGCTCATCGCGCGCCTGGCCCGCATCTGGCGCCGCGAGTCCGACCAGGCCCTGTCCGATCACGGCCTGTCCTATGCGACCGCGATTCCGCTTCTGGTGCTGTCAAGGCAGGGTGAGAACGTCCGTCAGGGCGTGCTCGCCGACGAGCTCGGCATCGAGGGGCCGTCGCTGGTGCGCCTGATCGACCTGCTCCAGGCCGAGGGGCTGGTCGAGCGCAGGGAAGACCCCACCGACCGCCGCGCCAAGACGCTCCATTTGACCAAGGCGGGCGAGGCCAAGGTCGAGGAGACCAACCGGGTGCTGCGCCGGGTGCGGGCGAGCCTGTTGAAGGATATCGGCGCGGACGAACTTGCGATAACCTTCGAGACGCTTCAGCGCATCGAACGGCGGGCCGGTCGCCTGCAGGACGGCAAGACCGGTCCAGAGGCGAAGTAG
- a CDS encoding acyl-CoA dehydrogenase family protein: protein MLYPMSPKVVELKRKLESFMDRHIYPNEERFYREAEELGPWKVYPVVEELKPLARAEGLWNLFLPESNHGAGLTNLEYAPLCEVMGRSHLAPEVFNCSAPDTGNMEVLERYGTEKDKERWLKPLLAGEIRSCFAMTEPAVASSDATNIESSIVRDGDHYVINGRKWYTTNATDPRCKICIFMGKTDPDNPDRHRQQSMILVPMETPGVEVKRPLPVFGFYGVPDRASEVVFTNVRVPKENILLGEGRGFEIAQGRLGPGRIHHCMRLIGLAERTLEKMCRRVRSRVAFGKPVSEQTVTQERIAESRIMIEQARLLTFNAAYAMDTVGNKVAKAEIAMIKVAVPNMACQIIDWAIQAHGGGGTSNDFGLTQAYATARLLRLADGPDEVHRNQIARFELKKFSNA from the coding sequence ATGCTCTACCCGATGTCGCCCAAAGTCGTCGAGCTCAAGCGCAAGCTCGAGAGTTTCATGGACCGGCACATCTATCCGAACGAGGAGCGCTTCTATCGCGAGGCCGAAGAGCTGGGGCCGTGGAAAGTCTATCCCGTCGTCGAGGAGCTGAAGCCGCTGGCGCGCGCGGAAGGCCTCTGGAATCTGTTCCTGCCGGAGTCGAACCATGGCGCAGGCCTCACCAATCTCGAATATGCCCCGCTCTGCGAAGTGATGGGCCGCTCGCATCTGGCGCCCGAAGTCTTCAACTGCTCGGCGCCCGACACCGGCAACATGGAAGTGCTGGAGCGTTACGGCACCGAGAAGGACAAGGAACGCTGGCTGAAGCCGCTGCTCGCGGGCGAAATCCGCTCCTGCTTCGCCATGACCGAGCCGGCGGTCGCATCATCCGACGCAACCAACATCGAAAGCTCGATCGTGCGTGACGGCGACCACTACGTCATCAACGGGCGTAAATGGTACACGACGAATGCGACCGACCCGCGCTGCAAGATCTGCATCTTCATGGGCAAGACCGATCCCGACAATCCAGACCGCCACAGGCAGCAATCCATGATCCTGGTCCCGATGGAGACACCAGGCGTCGAGGTGAAGCGTCCCCTGCCGGTGTTCGGCTTCTACGGCGTGCCCGACCGTGCCTCCGAAGTCGTCTTCACCAACGTGCGGGTGCCGAAGGAGAACATTCTGCTCGGCGAAGGCCGTGGTTTCGAGATCGCACAGGGCCGCCTCGGCCCGGGCCGCATCCACCACTGCATGCGACTGATTGGTCTCGCCGAACGCACGCTGGAGAAAATGTGCCGCCGCGTGCGCAGCCGCGTCGCCTTCGGCAAGCCGGTGTCCGAGCAGACGGTGACGCAGGAGCGCATCGCGGAATCCCGCATCATGATCGAGCAGGCCCGTCTGCTGACGTTCAATGCCGCCTACGCGATGGACACGGTCGGCAACAAGGTGGCGAAAGCCGAGATCGCGATGATCAAGGTCGCGGTGCCGAACATGGCCTGCCAGATCATCGACTGGGCCATCCAGGCCCATGGCGGCGGCGGCACGTCGAACGATTTCGGGCTGACGCAGGCCTATGCGACCGCGCGTCTGCTGCGTCTTGCCGACGGGCCGGACGAGGTCCACAGGAACCAGATCGCACGGTTCGAGCTGAAGAAATTTTCGAACGCGTGA
- a CDS encoding FUSC family protein: MRADEPFLVRHADLIFALKTFAASILALVIALAMDLPRPYWAMATVYITSQPLAGATSSKAFFRVMGTLVGAIMTVALVPNLIDAPELLCLAIALWVGLCLYLSLLDGTPRSYVFMLAGYTVALIGFPSVSEPAAIFDTAVARLEEISLGIICASLVSTIVFPRSVAPAVAHRVDNWLSDARNLSRAVLLRDGTSEAHRARRLKLATDIVEIDTLSTHLAYDRLADRNAVSNLGEIRLRMLMLLPVVASLEDRLAALGEEALRRQPELNRLLEDLAQWIVSDVGARQPAGRIRSMIAERQAVLDDDASWERIITTSLLSRLRELVDLSRDCRALTEAIAEGHDVSTLDLAFHPETGAAPVRHRDRGLALWSAAGAAGAILICCAFWIGTGWPDGASAPMMAAVACSFFAAQDEPARFIRSFGLWSLVAIVVVAIYLFALVPAISHLEVLVVALAPAFLLYGFLIARPATAGTGMALAANTATLLALQSTYSADFASYANSAVAFFVGVVIAELVTRIARGVGAEWIANRLVLSNWTTLAVAAERRGKGDRAEFAGLMLHRLGLLVQRIAFLSESDRRDTDSLVQLRIGLNIIDLRRARYGLAVSTISVIDDMLDQLAIACRRFASDGMPVELLTSIDRALARAVKDPNDKAREDALIGLVGIRRGLFPDAPAYRPRAGESVAA; the protein is encoded by the coding sequence ATGCGCGCAGACGAGCCTTTTCTGGTCCGCCACGCGGACCTCATTTTCGCGTTAAAGACGTTTGCCGCGTCAATTCTCGCGCTCGTCATCGCATTGGCCATGGACTTGCCGCGGCCCTATTGGGCGATGGCGACGGTCTACATCACGTCTCAGCCGCTTGCGGGCGCAACGAGCTCGAAGGCGTTCTTTCGCGTCATGGGCACGCTGGTCGGCGCGATCATGACGGTGGCGCTGGTGCCGAACCTGATCGATGCGCCCGAGCTGCTCTGCCTCGCGATCGCGCTCTGGGTCGGGCTCTGCCTTTATCTGTCGCTGCTCGACGGCACACCGCGCAGCTACGTCTTCATGCTGGCCGGATACACCGTGGCGCTGATCGGCTTTCCTTCCGTGTCCGAGCCAGCCGCCATCTTCGACACGGCGGTGGCGAGGCTGGAGGAGATCTCGCTCGGCATCATCTGCGCCAGCCTCGTTTCCACCATCGTGTTTCCCCGCAGCGTCGCGCCCGCCGTCGCGCACCGCGTCGACAACTGGTTGTCCGATGCGCGCAATCTCAGCCGAGCCGTGCTGCTGCGCGACGGTACGAGCGAAGCGCACCGCGCCAGGCGCCTCAAGCTCGCAACCGACATCGTCGAGATCGATACGCTTTCGACCCATCTTGCCTATGACCGGCTGGCGGATCGCAATGCCGTAAGCAACCTCGGCGAGATCCGTCTGCGCATGCTGATGCTGCTGCCGGTCGTCGCCTCGCTCGAGGACCGTCTGGCCGCGCTGGGGGAGGAGGCCCTGCGCCGGCAGCCGGAGCTGAATCGGCTGCTGGAGGATCTTGCGCAATGGATCGTCAGCGACGTCGGTGCGCGGCAGCCGGCCGGGCGGATCCGCTCCATGATTGCGGAGCGACAGGCGGTGCTCGATGACGACGCCTCCTGGGAGCGGATCATCACCACCAGCCTGTTGTCGCGGCTACGCGAGCTGGTCGACCTCTCGCGCGACTGCCGCGCGCTGACCGAGGCGATTGCCGAGGGCCACGACGTCTCGACACTCGATCTTGCTTTTCATCCCGAGACCGGCGCCGCGCCCGTGCGCCACCGGGACCGCGGCCTTGCGCTGTGGTCCGCGGCCGGTGCGGCCGGCGCCATCCTGATCTGCTGTGCGTTCTGGATCGGCACCGGCTGGCCCGACGGCGCGTCGGCCCCGATGATGGCGGCGGTGGCGTGCTCGTTCTTCGCAGCCCAGGACGAACCCGCGCGCTTCATCCGCAGTTTCGGCCTGTGGTCGCTGGTCGCGATCGTGGTGGTCGCGATCTATCTGTTCGCGCTGGTGCCGGCGATCTCGCATCTCGAGGTCCTGGTCGTGGCGCTGGCCCCGGCGTTCCTGCTCTATGGCTTTCTGATCGCGCGGCCGGCGACGGCCGGCACCGGCATGGCTCTCGCGGCCAATACGGCGACGCTGCTGGCGCTGCAATCGACCTACAGTGCGGACTTTGCGTCCTATGCGAACTCCGCGGTCGCCTTCTTCGTCGGCGTCGTCATCGCCGAGCTCGTGACGCGGATCGCGCGCGGCGTTGGCGCCGAGTGGATCGCCAATCGCCTGGTGCTGTCGAACTGGACAACGCTTGCGGTCGCCGCGGAACGCCGCGGCAAGGGTGATCGCGCGGAATTTGCCGGCCTCATGCTGCACCGGCTCGGGCTCCTGGTGCAGCGGATCGCCTTTCTCTCCGAGAGCGATCGCCGCGATACCGACAGCCTCGTCCAGCTCCGCATCGGCCTGAACATCATCGACCTTCGCCGGGCCCGCTACGGGCTCGCGGTATCGACCATTTCCGTGATCGACGACATGCTCGACCAGCTCGCCATCGCCTGCCGCAGATTTGCAAGCGATGGGATGCCCGTCGAACTGCTGACGAGCATCGACCGGGCGCTGGCCCGGGCGGTGAAGGATCCCAACGACAAGGCGCGGGAAGACGCCCTGATCGGCCTCGTCGGCATCCGCCGCGGCCTGTTCCCGGACGCGCCGGCCTACCGGCCGCGCGCAGGCGAGAGTGTTGCGGCATGA